In one Dermacentor variabilis isolate Ectoservices chromosome 4, ASM5094787v1, whole genome shotgun sequence genomic region, the following are encoded:
- the LOC142577915 gene encoding isatin hydrolase-like has protein sequence MEEPIHGGTHLDSPLHFHKDGWDASQIPLERLLFLPVASVDVRPQAELNPEYLLSVDDILEWEDEYGRLPNGCLFLAHTGHSKHWPNRTAYMGIDKNGDKHFPALHPEAASFLATKRSVYGVGLDTPSADAGNGSAAHRALMSINVFVLENLVGLEKLPARGAYALVLPLKLDGASGSPARVIALVP, from the exons ATGGAAGAACCGATTCACGGTGGAACCCACCTGGATTCACCATTGCACTTCCACAAGGATGGCTGGGATGCCTCTCAGATACCGCTCGAGAGGCTGCTTTTCTTGCCGGTGGCGTCCGTGGATGTACGGCCGCAGGCAGAGTTGAATCCAGAGTACCTGCTCTCCGTGGACGATATCTTAGAATGGGAAGATGAGTACGGGCGCCTGCCAAACGGCTGCCTCTTCCTGGCTCACACTGGGCACTCCAAG CACTGGCCCAATCGCACGGCGTACATGGGCATAGACAAGAACGGTGACAAGCATTTCCCAGCACTACATCCGGAAGCGGCTTCCTTCCTAGCTACGAAGCGCAGCGTTTACGGCGTAGGCCTTGACACGCCCTCTGCGGACGCCGGCAACGGATCTGCCGCGCATCGAGCCCTGATGAGCATCAACGTGTTCGTCCTGGAAAACCTTGTCGGCCTGGAAAAGTTGCCGGCCCGGGGAGCGTACGCCCTCGTGCTCCCGCTTAAGCTTGACGGCGCCAGCGGTTCACCTGCGCGCGTGATAGCCCTAGTTCCATAA